One region of Mesomycoplasma ovipneumoniae genomic DNA includes:
- a CDS encoding ABC transporter ATP-binding protein: MKKISKLHIFNIFYSLFIFCLTGLSVVTKRFLYQALLDNNQVQMWIWLGLDMFAIIISSLLSVIYNSLFSRIFGQLSAVKLIKEKLSIFNNLSYKEYVKNTPGNYFSLFFNEAFIKGETLFSFFFYIISLIFPIIAILATIFYINPIIGSIVFGLTLAWISFPVFFRKFFSEKIRQQLDSLENLNSEFSEKLNKFEAFLFFGKIHLLKKILTPTSKNASFMQRKYRLWDQFNTNINLTIRKLFLILTDLVIIFLGIYYENPASTIIALVTINSANQLFISNFNTFIVVSVQYLSLKKQFKDSKLNENKPKTNLNFDDFTEKIHKISVKNLNFDYEDKKVLENINFEIIGGKKYLLQGDNGSGKSTFLKILMGIERDYKGEILFNSTNLKTISDKNIIQNISFIDNSPTLIEGNLAENISFYSKTNLEKINDLINLVNLNDLKDKNLINYQEKTDLSVGQKQLINFASHVFETKKILIIDEGFSNLDKSNINNLINWLLEQDITLLLVLHNLDQNLVEKFDFCLKF, encoded by the coding sequence ATGAAAAAAATATCTAAATTGCATATTTTTAATATTTTTTACTCACTTTTTATATTTTGTCTTACTGGTCTTTCGGTAGTTACAAAAAGATTTTTATACCAGGCTTTATTAGATAATAACCAAGTTCAAATGTGAATTTGGTTAGGCTTAGATATGTTTGCAATTATAATTAGTTCTCTTTTATCCGTTATTTATAATTCGCTTTTTTCAAGAATTTTTGGACAATTAAGTGCGGTAAAATTAATTAAAGAAAAATTGAGTATATTTAACAATTTATCATATAAAGAATATGTTAAAAATACGCCTGGAAACTATTTTTCATTGTTTTTTAATGAGGCTTTCATAAAGGGTGAAACACTTTTTTCGTTTTTCTTTTATATTATTTCTTTAATTTTTCCAATTATTGCAATTTTGGCAACTATTTTTTATATAAATCCAATAATTGGATCAATAGTTTTTGGTTTGACTTTGGCTTGAATTAGTTTTCCCGTTTTTTTTAGAAAATTTTTTAGTGAAAAAATTAGACAACAACTAGATTCGCTTGAAAATTTAAACAGCGAATTTAGCGAAAAATTAAATAAATTTGAGGCATTTTTATTTTTTGGTAAAATTCATTTACTAAAAAAAATCCTAACACCAACATCAAAAAACGCAAGTTTTATGCAAAGAAAATATAGATTGTGGGATCAATTTAATACAAATATAAATTTAACAATTCGCAAATTATTTTTAATTTTAACGGATTTAGTAATCATTTTTTTAGGAATTTATTATGAAAATCCAGCATCAACAATTATTGCTTTGGTAACTATCAATAGTGCCAATCAGTTATTTATCAGTAATTTTAACACCTTTATTGTTGTGAGTGTTCAATATTTATCACTAAAAAAGCAATTTAAAGATTCTAAATTAAATGAAAATAAGCCTAAAACAAACTTGAATTTTGATGATTTTACAGAAAAAATTCATAAAATTAGCGTTAAAAACTTGAATTTTGACTATGAAGACAAAAAGGTGTTAGAAAATATTAATTTTGAAATTATCGGTGGCAAAAAATATTTGCTTCAAGGCGATAATGGCTCTGGAAAATCGACGTTTTTAAAGATTTTAATGGGTATCGAGCGTGATTATAAAGGTGAGATTCTTTTCAATTCAACTAATTTAAAAACAATTTCTGATAAAAATATTATTCAAAATATAAGTTTTATTGATAATAGTCCGACCTTAATTGAGGGTAATTTAGCCGAAAATATTAGTTTTTATTCAAAAACTAATCTTGAAAAAATCAATGATTTAATTAATTTAGTTAATTTAAATGACCTAAAAGACAAAAATTTAATTAATTACCAAGAAAAAACAGATCTATCAGTTGGGCAAAAACAGTTAATTAATTTTGCAAGTCATGTTTTTGAAACAAAAAAAATATTAATTATCGATGAAGGTTTTTCAAATCTTGACAAATCAAATATTAATAATCTTATAAATTGACTGCTTGAGCAGGATATTACACTCTTGTTAGTTTTGCATAATTTAGACCAAAATTTAGTTGAAAAATTCGATTTTTGTCTAAAATTTTAA
- a CDS encoding ABC transporter ATP-binding protein → MNVFKLFNLARVKFILIIFIIFIKEAGLLVHIFSYKFVIEFFSEEKPTLNLGLTLVMLIGPLGIFIIFSFLKGWIFSLLEMDIRNKLSDIIIKKIQNSSYFHLKFNRNSMISWFNYDLRLALEIIGNFLNIITPLISIFGGISLMIVLSLNWSWILILSTMILSLVLLFFQQKINNFASEPVMNLSRDSEIFSQYNLGLLNSFKSFYFHNKIEKFKQLFYTSYKNFSKKQIKEYKKLTKLNVWLNVLFSISIAFIIMEISVLTFYNFYSLTIFLSLLLYSNQLHSDIGEIVLGLFSFKQSSFLYDKIVEDNNLSEQKMMIEQPINSIKFQNVNFKFEDKTIVDNFNFTFEKNKKYLISAPNGAGKSTLIKIISGVYDTYEGKILINNNYEQKELDQKYLRDQIGLIDNQNLIFNTSLKNNITLFAENPDYQKLNSILKSLEIDFDFEDQISSNNLSEGQKQKIVFARLQYSSIKFWLIDEAFDNIQKDYSNILIGQLLKNPELTIIFVSHHISDLQKLGFDEIINLEKNNHEKNI, encoded by the coding sequence ATGAACGTTTTCAAATTATTCAACTTAGCAAGAGTAAAATTCATACTAATAATTTTTATAATATTTATAAAAGAAGCAGGTCTTTTAGTTCACATTTTTAGTTATAAATTTGTTATTGAATTTTTTTCCGAAGAAAAACCTACTCTTAATTTAGGTTTGACCTTGGTTATGTTAATAGGACCGCTTGGAATTTTTATCATTTTTTCATTTCTAAAAGGTTGGATTTTCAGTCTTTTAGAAATGGATATTAGAAATAAATTAAGCGATATTATTATTAAAAAAATTCAAAACAGCTCCTATTTTCACTTGAAATTTAACAGAAATTCTATGATTTCGTGGTTTAATTATGATCTTAGACTTGCTTTAGAAATAATTGGTAACTTTTTAAACATAATAACTCCACTTATATCAATTTTTGGTGGAATCTCATTAATGATAGTTTTGTCATTAAATTGAAGTTGAATTTTAATTTTATCGACCATGATTTTAAGTCTAGTTTTGCTATTTTTTCAACAAAAAATTAACAATTTTGCATCAGAACCTGTCATGAATCTATCAAGAGATAGCGAAATTTTTTCACAGTATAATTTAGGACTTCTTAATTCATTTAAATCATTCTATTTTCACAACAAAATAGAAAAATTTAAACAATTATTTTACACAAGTTATAAAAATTTTTCCAAAAAACAAATAAAAGAGTATAAAAAACTGACAAAGTTAAATGTTTGATTAAATGTTTTATTTAGTATTTCAATAGCATTTATTATAATGGAAATATCAGTTTTAACATTTTATAATTTTTATAGTTTGACGATTTTTCTATCACTACTTTTATACTCAAATCAATTGCATTCTGATATTGGAGAAATCGTCCTCGGATTATTTTCATTCAAACAATCGTCATTTTTGTATGACAAAATTGTTGAAGATAATAATTTGTCAGAACAGAAAATGATGATTGAACAACCTATCAATAGTATTAAATTTCAAAATGTTAATTTTAAATTTGAGGATAAAACTATCGTTGATAATTTCAATTTTACTTTCGAAAAAAATAAAAAATACTTGATTTCAGCGCCAAATGGTGCTGGCAAATCCACCCTAATTAAAATAATTTCCGGAGTTTATGACACTTACGAAGGCAAAATCTTAATAAATAATAACTATGAGCAGAAAGAATTGGATCAAAAATATCTAAGAGATCAAATTGGACTTATTGATAACCAAAATTTGATTTTTAATACAAGTCTCAAAAACAACATTACTTTATTTGCAGAAAATCCAGATTATCAAAAGCTAAATTCAATTCTGAAATCACTAGAAATTGACTTTGACTTCGAAGACCAAATTAGTTCTAATAATCTTTCAGAAGGTCAAAAACAAAAAATTGTTTTTGCACGACTCCAATATTCTTCTATTAAATTTTGATTAATTGATGAAGCTTTTGATAATATTCAGAAGGATTATTCAAATATTTTAATTGGTCAATTGTTAAAAAATCCTGAATTAACTATTATTTTTGTTAGTCATCATATAAGTGATTTGCAAAAATTAGGCTTTGATGAAATAATTAACCTGGAGAAAAATAATCATGAAAAAAATATCTAA
- a CDS encoding MurR/RpiR family transcriptional regulator, with protein sequence MSVLTISKNFKLTHIEKLIIRFIETKPQKFVELTINELAAILFISVGTITQLTKKLGFNNFKELKKFVIEWLKIDKDNNLYNENDEIENINLLYAHSIEKTLAILDVNQINRIANMMLKMDKIIVFGAGASVVAATEFAHNLRNLHLNAFRANSITDIAAWVDSPMNTCLFIFSTSMTSKSALTISKLLKQQQIYTTFITSNISIEPTQYSEVVYVDNLEQNNSLFSIGAKISQLFVADLLITKLQRELNVNRSDLYTEFMRVWHKKTKFD encoded by the coding sequence ATGAGTGTACTTACTATTTCGAAAAATTTTAAATTAACACATATTGAAAAACTAATAATTCGTTTCATAGAAACAAAACCACAAAAGTTTGTGGAACTGACAATTAACGAACTTGCTGCAATTTTGTTTATTAGCGTCGGAACAATTACTCAATTAACTAAAAAACTTGGCTTTAATAACTTTAAAGAACTAAAAAAATTCGTAATTGAATGACTAAAAATCGATAAAGATAACAATTTATATAATGAAAATGATGAAATTGAGAACATAAACCTTCTTTATGCTCACAGTATTGAAAAAACTTTGGCAATTTTAGATGTTAATCAAATTAATCGAATTGCTAATATGATGTTAAAAATGGATAAAATTATTGTTTTTGGCGCTGGTGCATCCGTAGTTGCTGCAACTGAATTTGCACATAATTTAAGAAATTTACACTTAAACGCTTTTAGGGCTAATTCAATCACTGATATAGCTGCCTGAGTTGATTCGCCTATGAATACCTGTTTATTTATTTTTTCAACTTCTATGACCTCAAAAAGTGCACTTACGATTTCTAAATTATTAAAACAACAACAAATTTATACTACTTTTATTACTTCTAATATTTCAATTGAGCCAACTCAATATTCAGAAGTTGTTTATGTTGATAATTTAGAGCAAAATAATAGTCTTTTTTCAATTGGTGCAAAAATATCCCAACTTTTTGTGGCAGACTTATTAATTACAAAACTTCAAAGAGAACTAAATGTTAACCGCTCAGATTTATATACCGAATTTATGCGTGTTTGACATAAAAAAACTAAATTTGACTAA
- a CDS encoding FAD synthase: MTKVFYYPSSKFDFADPVFVLGGFESFHLGHLELLKNATILGQNVILMLIRDPSKLPKNTGKNFTDLNARIQMMANSGVENILIFDFDSKMQELEGQEFIEIFLNYGTKFFVVGKNFSFGKNASWNSKKLQNFFPKTKIIDHLAENNKKISTKNLKLFLEFGDFENLNKFLPSNFLVSTSISPEGKFTWNSGLICPASGIYLGYFVNVNENIKFPVIIHIEFDSTTGKVHFFEHPNTHSGFLEIIKQIRLIYSRKNNVLKDQDIENAKHLFKEHHTKISQI; this comes from the coding sequence ATGACAAAAGTCTTTTATTATCCAAGCTCAAAATTTGATTTTGCTGATCCTGTTTTTGTTCTAGGTGGATTTGAATCATTTCATTTAGGTCATCTTGAACTTCTTAAAAATGCAACAATTTTAGGGCAAAATGTTATCTTAATGCTGATTAGAGATCCATCGAAACTACCAAAAAATACAGGCAAAAATTTCACTGACCTTAATGCTCGCATTCAAATGATGGCTAATTCAGGAGTTGAAAATATTTTAATTTTTGACTTTGATTCCAAAATGCAAGAACTTGAGGGGCAAGAATTTATTGAAATTTTTTTAAATTATGGCACTAAATTTTTTGTTGTTGGAAAAAATTTTAGTTTTGGCAAAAACGCTAGTTGAAATTCGAAGAAATTGCAAAATTTCTTCCCCAAAACTAAAATTATTGATCATTTAGCCGAAAACAATAAAAAAATTTCAACAAAAAATTTAAAACTTTTTCTTGAATTTGGTGACTTTGAAAATTTAAATAAGTTTTTGCCTTCAAATTTTTTAGTTAGCACTTCAATTAGCCCAGAAGGAAAATTTACTTGAAACTCAGGATTAATTTGTCCTGCTTCAGGTATTTATCTCGGCTATTTTGTTAATGTAAATGAAAATATAAAATTTCCGGTCATTATTCATATAGAATTTGATAGTACAACCGGAAAAGTTCATTTTTTTGAACACCCAAATACACATTCAGGTTTTCTTGAGATTATCAAGCAAATTCGCCTTATTTATTCACGAAAAAACAATGTCTTGAAAGACCAAGACATTGAAAATGCAAAACACTTATTTAAAGAACATCATACAAAAATTAGTCAAATTTAG